From a single Herbiconiux sp. SALV-R1 genomic region:
- a CDS encoding carbohydrate ABC transporter permease: MSAATIQAPSRQPRTRVKRRRTGAPIHVALIALVAIGLLPYLFVLTTSVKTNEQFATSYWVPSFPLHFENYATAWNQIAPFMLVSIVVAAASIVGIVALSLLSGYVFARFQFPGRRFFFTLVIALLMVPSIASLIPLFVMMRDMGLLNTLWVLIVPRIAGGAVLGTILMKTFIEGIPQELFDAARVDGAGAGRLFRSIMLPLSLPVVGTVSLLTVIGVWNDFFWPLLTVTDNALKPVSVGLLFFRGQAGTDYGPMFAGYMIASLPLLLLFLFLSKYFLAGIQGGLPGSH; the protein is encoded by the coding sequence ATGTCTGCAGCGACCATCCAGGCCCCGAGTCGGCAGCCCCGCACGCGGGTGAAGCGACGCCGCACCGGCGCACCCATCCACGTCGCCCTCATCGCACTCGTCGCGATCGGACTCCTCCCTTACCTCTTCGTGCTCACCACGTCGGTGAAGACCAATGAGCAGTTCGCCACCAGCTACTGGGTGCCGTCGTTCCCCCTGCACTTCGAGAACTACGCGACGGCGTGGAACCAGATCGCCCCGTTCATGCTCGTGTCGATCGTGGTCGCCGCGGCCTCCATCGTGGGGATCGTCGCGCTCAGTCTGCTCTCGGGCTACGTGTTCGCCCGCTTCCAGTTCCCCGGCCGCCGGTTCTTCTTCACGCTGGTGATCGCACTGCTCATGGTGCCGAGCATCGCGAGCCTCATCCCGCTGTTCGTGATGATGCGCGACATGGGCCTGCTCAACACCCTCTGGGTGCTCATCGTGCCGCGCATCGCCGGAGGAGCGGTGCTCGGCACCATCCTCATGAAGACCTTCATCGAAGGCATCCCGCAGGAGCTCTTCGACGCGGCCCGTGTCGACGGCGCCGGCGCGGGCCGCCTGTTCCGCTCGATCATGCTGCCGCTGTCGCTGCCGGTGGTCGGCACCGTCTCGCTCCTCACCGTCATCGGGGTGTGGAACGACTTCTTCTGGCCGCTGCTCACCGTGACCGACAACGCCCTCAAGCCGGTGAGTGTCGGGCTCCTGTTCTTCCGCGGCCAGGCGGGCACCGATTACGGGCCGATGTTCGCGGGCTACATGATCGCGAGCCTCCCGCTGCTCCTGCTGTTCCTCTTCCTCTCCAAGTACTTCCTGGCCGGAATCCAGGGCGGGCTCCCGGGCTCGCACTGA
- a CDS encoding ABC transporter substrate-binding protein, which produces MYRTLKPIIAIGVVAATALALAGCAPGADSGKTTITLAGPNQWNTDAQSFGPAWEDLVARFEKAEPNIEVKTVVLPLTEFYQTLSTQLAAGTAPELIFNQVSHKPDQVVALDDYFAQPNPYIDGNEEWITAFNPDYIGGEANVGRNAAQHYEFVPFNLFLSGMYYNKDVFAAAGIDEPPATYGDLIKDCKAIKAAGYTPLAFDNSYLAQANVVKPITSMLLTKYFDELNFYGPDGKPGTSKQISVKDFSKGVLTGEFTPQNTPEIGEAFTLAKQVVDECATPNWSGVASTGAAFTGAQEFLAGKAGMSFGANFSANSLEAVDWEYGTLPFPTVTKEDSPLSTGEGARSGANTGGTSYMIPATVKGDKLDAAVKFLQFASSPDGIQPWLDETGGIPALADADPAPGLEGLTTGDWSLSPTVPQPALLPKALLGQAIYTGYLTGNKSLDDQLAETLDQWTTSAKEVATDGKWTDDWAQQ; this is translated from the coding sequence ATGTACCGCACGCTCAAACCGATCATCGCGATCGGGGTGGTCGCAGCCACCGCCCTGGCGCTCGCCGGATGCGCCCCCGGCGCCGATTCGGGCAAGACCACCATCACCCTCGCCGGACCCAACCAGTGGAACACCGACGCGCAGAGCTTCGGGCCCGCGTGGGAAGACCTCGTCGCCCGCTTCGAGAAGGCCGAGCCGAACATCGAGGTGAAGACCGTGGTGCTGCCGCTCACGGAGTTCTACCAGACCCTCTCGACCCAGCTCGCCGCTGGAACCGCGCCCGAGCTCATCTTCAACCAGGTCTCGCACAAGCCCGACCAGGTCGTCGCACTCGACGACTACTTCGCTCAGCCGAACCCGTACATCGACGGCAATGAGGAGTGGATCACCGCCTTCAACCCCGACTACATCGGTGGCGAGGCGAACGTGGGTCGCAATGCGGCGCAGCACTACGAGTTCGTGCCGTTCAACCTCTTCCTGAGCGGCATGTACTACAACAAAGACGTGTTCGCCGCCGCGGGCATCGACGAGCCGCCGGCGACCTACGGCGACCTCATCAAGGACTGCAAGGCGATCAAGGCGGCGGGGTACACACCGCTCGCGTTCGACAACAGCTATCTCGCCCAGGCGAACGTCGTGAAGCCCATCACCTCGATGCTGCTCACGAAGTACTTCGACGAGCTCAACTTCTACGGCCCTGACGGCAAGCCCGGCACCTCGAAGCAGATCTCGGTGAAGGACTTCTCGAAGGGCGTGCTCACCGGGGAGTTCACCCCGCAGAACACCCCGGAGATCGGCGAGGCCTTCACGCTCGCCAAGCAGGTCGTCGACGAGTGCGCCACTCCGAACTGGTCGGGTGTCGCGAGCACCGGGGCCGCCTTCACCGGCGCCCAGGAGTTCCTCGCCGGAAAGGCCGGCATGTCGTTCGGTGCCAACTTCTCGGCCAACAGTCTCGAAGCCGTCGACTGGGAGTACGGAACCCTCCCGTTCCCGACCGTCACCAAGGAGGACAGCCCGCTGTCGACCGGTGAGGGCGCTCGTTCGGGTGCGAACACCGGTGGAACGAGCTACATGATCCCGGCCACCGTCAAGGGCGACAAGCTCGACGCCGCGGTCAAGTTCTTGCAGTTCGCCTCCAGCCCCGACGGCATCCAGCCGTGGCTCGACGAGACCGGCGGCATCCCGGCCCTCGCCGACGCTGATCCGGCACCGGGACTCGAAGGGCTCACGACCGGCGACTGGTCGCTCAGCCCCACGGTTCCCCAGCCGGCGCTCCTGCCCAAGGCTCTTCTCGGTCAGGCGATCTACACGGGCTACCTCACGGGCAACAAGTCGCTCGACGACCAGCTCGCCGAGACGCTCGACCAGTGGACGACGAGCGCGAAAGAAGTCGCCACCGACGGCAAGTGGACCGACGACTGGGCGCAGCAGTAG
- a CDS encoding Gfo/Idh/MocA family protein, whose product MIRVGLVGCGWWAAHAHVPAIDAHPDAALVAASDPDRERLATVTAGSPQARGFATVEEMLAVSDLDVMVVASPAAFHAGAARAGLLSDVSVLVEKPFTLRASDAHELVRLATSRRLGLSVSLPYQYTAAARTLRTLLAEGTIGDLVGVHAVFESYAAPLYTGDVDEYLRRVNRPHALAPLPGTYADAAVAGGGHGQSQTSHVVSAILDATGAMPERIAAESVFVSPGMDTANAISLRLSGTAVATVFSSGGALPGLPAQQTVTYLGTAGSARHDLAGATLDWATPDGAGGHVEPGAGESDYPNGAPVSTLIDAVARVRAGHSDEQLMQLTAGAERAARAVEVIERLYREDAGRD is encoded by the coding sequence ATGATTCGAGTAGGTCTGGTCGGCTGCGGGTGGTGGGCGGCGCACGCTCATGTGCCGGCGATCGACGCGCATCCGGATGCGGCGCTCGTCGCCGCGAGCGACCCCGACCGGGAGCGCCTCGCCACGGTGACCGCCGGGTCTCCTCAGGCGCGCGGGTTCGCCACCGTCGAGGAAATGCTGGCGGTGAGCGACCTCGACGTGATGGTGGTGGCTTCGCCCGCCGCCTTCCACGCGGGGGCCGCCCGGGCGGGCCTGCTCAGTGACGTGAGCGTGCTCGTGGAGAAGCCGTTCACCCTGCGCGCCTCCGACGCCCACGAGCTGGTGCGCCTCGCCACATCGCGGCGCCTCGGTCTCTCGGTGAGCCTCCCCTACCAGTACACGGCGGCGGCGCGAACCCTTCGCACCCTCCTGGCCGAGGGCACGATAGGCGATCTCGTCGGCGTGCACGCCGTGTTCGAGTCGTACGCCGCCCCTCTTTATACGGGTGACGTCGACGAGTACCTGAGACGCGTGAACCGCCCGCACGCCCTCGCTCCCCTGCCCGGCACCTACGCGGATGCGGCGGTCGCCGGGGGCGGTCACGGCCAGTCCCAGACGTCTCACGTGGTGTCGGCGATCCTCGACGCCACCGGGGCCATGCCCGAGCGGATCGCCGCGGAGAGCGTCTTCGTCTCCCCCGGCATGGACACCGCCAACGCCATCTCGCTGCGGCTCTCCGGTACGGCGGTCGCGACCGTCTTCTCCTCGGGTGGGGCGCTTCCCGGCCTTCCCGCGCAGCAGACCGTCACCTACCTGGGCACCGCGGGCTCCGCGCGACACGACCTCGCAGGAGCGACGCTCGACTGGGCGACACCCGACGGTGCGGGAGGCCACGTCGAGCCGGGCGCCGGGGAGTCCGACTACCCGAACGGCGCCCCGGTGAGCACGCTCATCGATGCGGTGGCCCGGGTGCGCGCGGGGCACTCCGACGAGCAGCTGATGCAGCTCACCGCCGGCGCCGAGCGGGCCGCGCGGGCCGTCGAGGTGATCGAGCGGCTCTATCGAGAGGATGCGGGCCGTGACTGA
- a CDS encoding family 78 glycoside hydrolase catalytic domain: MAARLTRLTHLTVEHTEEPLGVDVTPRFGWIVEAGETGANIRRWSIEVSAPGGESLWRRDDSDGGAGVDIEYEGPALRSLTRYDWSVSVETDRGTAEASSTFVTGLLDGDWRGARWISHPTPGGAAPLLRRDFTVQPTAAPSYLVVGAGGYARPEINGVPVPGFDLAPGFTDYEVTAQYCVVDITELLRPGRNAIGVELGRGFYGMAAHSTWEWETAPWHDEPCTRILIVTGDEVLVISDEGWRAVDGPTRYDDLYGGEDFDARADRPGFSDAGYDDAGWAPVTAARGPRGRSVNQRQQSIAVPQTFAPDRIEQTAAGRWLFTFPRVIAGRVRLQLDGAAGEVVTVRAAERLRADGRPDNDDPHGYYAGRFQECRVTLAGEPLRWTQRFGYQGFRYVEVEFEVEAEPDAAREPIVEAELLHTAVARTGGFRCSNALLTRLHDLTVDTVLNNLHGLPTDTPQYEKNGWTGDGMLGAELMLLNLDSHELLAKWADDIGASRHGAGAPEVIAPHGGWSMDWTPAPTWHASLLLVPWEIYRQRGDLRVLADTWPDASAYLDFELSRWPEGIADTTLGDWVSPDADPAGGNAPEDTRIAATAFLIASLDVAAKTAEVVGSGRDPEFWRGHAERMRRRFVEEFLDVEKGRVVGVGDLGDRQTHQVLALAFDLLPEQHRQPVADTLARLVGENGDHLNTGALGTKYLLPQLTRYGHAATALAVALQTDYPSWGLWVEAGATSLWEHWSPEARSHGHYFLGTLDDWLFGSVAGVAPAAPGWREIRIEPTVLGPGLGLTEAAAQVLTPLGRAAVSWRIVEADLVIDAEIPVGATATVHVADRVWEVASGRHRIRAPVPSELRPTAQSRPASSR; the protein is encoded by the coding sequence ATGGCCGCGCGGCTCACCCGCCTCACACACCTCACCGTCGAGCACACCGAGGAGCCGCTCGGGGTCGACGTGACGCCCCGGTTCGGGTGGATCGTCGAGGCGGGGGAGACGGGCGCGAACATTCGCCGCTGGAGTATCGAGGTGTCTGCCCCCGGTGGGGAGAGCCTGTGGCGGCGCGATGACTCCGACGGTGGCGCGGGGGTCGACATCGAGTACGAGGGCCCCGCGCTGCGGTCGTTGACCCGGTACGACTGGAGCGTCTCCGTCGAGACCGACCGCGGCACGGCCGAGGCGTCGTCGACGTTCGTCACGGGCCTCCTCGACGGCGACTGGCGCGGAGCCCGGTGGATCAGCCACCCGACGCCCGGGGGCGCGGCGCCCCTGCTGCGAAGGGACTTCACCGTGCAGCCCACGGCCGCCCCGAGCTACCTCGTCGTCGGGGCCGGAGGCTACGCGCGACCCGAGATCAACGGGGTGCCCGTGCCCGGCTTCGACCTCGCGCCCGGGTTCACCGACTACGAGGTCACCGCGCAGTACTGCGTGGTCGACATCACCGAGTTGCTGAGACCCGGCCGCAACGCCATCGGGGTCGAGCTCGGCCGCGGCTTCTACGGCATGGCAGCGCACTCGACGTGGGAGTGGGAGACCGCGCCGTGGCACGATGAGCCGTGTACGCGCATTCTCATCGTCACCGGCGACGAGGTGCTCGTGATCTCCGACGAGGGCTGGCGGGCCGTCGACGGCCCCACCCGCTACGACGACCTCTACGGCGGCGAAGACTTCGACGCCCGCGCCGACCGCCCAGGCTTCTCGGATGCGGGCTACGACGACGCAGGATGGGCGCCGGTCACAGCCGCCCGAGGCCCGCGGGGCCGCAGCGTCAATCAGCGCCAGCAGTCCATCGCCGTGCCGCAGACCTTCGCGCCCGATCGCATCGAACAGACGGCCGCGGGCCGGTGGCTGTTCACCTTCCCCCGGGTGATCGCCGGGCGCGTGCGCCTCCAGCTCGACGGCGCGGCGGGGGAGGTGGTGACCGTGCGTGCCGCCGAGCGGCTGCGGGCCGACGGGCGACCCGACAACGACGATCCGCACGGCTACTACGCGGGGCGGTTCCAGGAGTGCCGCGTCACCCTCGCCGGGGAGCCGCTCCGCTGGACGCAGCGCTTCGGCTACCAGGGATTCCGCTACGTGGAGGTCGAGTTCGAGGTCGAGGCGGAGCCGGATGCGGCCCGCGAGCCGATCGTCGAGGCCGAGCTGCTCCACACCGCCGTCGCCCGCACGGGCGGCTTCCGCTGCTCGAACGCGCTCCTCACCCGCTTGCACGACCTCACCGTCGACACCGTGCTCAACAACCTCCACGGCCTCCCCACCGACACTCCGCAGTACGAGAAGAACGGCTGGACGGGCGACGGGATGCTCGGCGCCGAGCTCATGCTGCTGAACCTCGACAGCCACGAACTGCTCGCCAAGTGGGCCGACGACATCGGAGCATCGCGCCACGGGGCCGGCGCACCCGAGGTGATCGCCCCGCACGGCGGCTGGTCGATGGACTGGACGCCCGCGCCCACCTGGCACGCGTCGCTCCTGCTCGTGCCGTGGGAGATCTACCGGCAGCGCGGCGACCTTCGCGTGCTCGCCGACACCTGGCCCGACGCGAGCGCCTACCTCGATTTCGAGCTCTCGCGGTGGCCCGAGGGCATCGCCGACACGACGCTCGGCGACTGGGTGAGTCCGGATGCCGACCCGGCCGGCGGAAACGCGCCGGAAGACACGCGCATCGCGGCCACTGCGTTCCTCATCGCGTCTCTCGACGTCGCGGCGAAGACGGCAGAGGTCGTCGGCTCCGGGCGCGACCCGGAGTTCTGGCGCGGGCACGCCGAGCGGATGCGTCGCCGCTTCGTCGAGGAGTTCCTCGACGTCGAGAAGGGGCGGGTCGTCGGCGTCGGCGACCTGGGCGACCGCCAGACGCACCAGGTGCTCGCGCTCGCCTTCGATCTGCTGCCGGAGCAGCATCGTCAGCCGGTCGCCGACACCCTGGCCCGGTTGGTCGGTGAGAACGGCGACCACCTCAACACCGGGGCGCTCGGCACGAAGTATCTGCTGCCTCAACTCACCCGCTACGGTCACGCGGCGACGGCGCTCGCTGTGGCCTTGCAGACCGACTACCCGAGCTGGGGACTCTGGGTCGAGGCGGGCGCGACCTCGCTGTGGGAGCACTGGAGCCCGGAAGCCCGATCGCACGGCCACTACTTCCTCGGCACCCTCGACGACTGGCTGTTCGGTTCGGTCGCCGGCGTCGCTCCGGCGGCCCCCGGCTGGCGCGAGATCCGCATCGAGCCGACCGTGCTCGGCCCCGGCCTCGGCCTCACCGAAGCCGCCGCTCAAGTACTCACCCCGCTCGGGCGAGCCGCCGTGAGCTGGCGCATCGTGGAGGCGGACCTCGTCATCGACGCCGAGATCCCGGTCGGAGCCACGGCCACCGTGCACGTGGCAGATCGCGTGTGGGAGGTCGCGTCCGGCCGTCATCGCATCCGCGCGCCGGTACCGTCAGAACTGCGGCCGACCGCTCAGTCACGGCCCGCATCCTCTCGATAG
- a CDS encoding mandelate racemase/muconate lactonizing enzyme family protein, translating to MSDGSQSRTAGVTIARTEIFPINLPATPEQVAAGYFHRYCVVRLTTSEGMRGHSFAASIDRTVWPTIIAATEGSAVTDIDGMLRRGLDRGAGAEHAAWDALGKTLGEPVHALLGGARMRELKGYVTVVWPGDPSQAHISHAETVDAVLAYQAAGFEGLKIRCWRDLGENARLCEAILAATGPDFTLMVDRTAHVSGSTWSYEEALAEARELQDIGVRWLEEPLDRYDLQGQARLADELEMQIVGGEGYTSPAEFAAALAAGSFDVIQPDASIANGILPTVRVAAMAEALEVPVCLHGTGGLRLPGWLQAAALIGPEWQELAIIPPGLQPDEAWSLNRSVLRNDPWRIDRGRITVPSGPGLGLDVDDDALDRYRIG from the coding sequence ATGAGTGATGGCTCACAGTCGAGAACCGCAGGCGTGACGATCGCCCGCACGGAGATCTTCCCCATCAACCTGCCGGCCACGCCCGAGCAGGTCGCTGCGGGGTACTTCCACCGCTACTGCGTCGTGCGCCTGACCACGAGCGAGGGGATGCGCGGGCACAGCTTCGCCGCCTCCATCGATCGCACCGTCTGGCCGACGATCATCGCGGCGACCGAGGGGTCGGCGGTCACCGACATCGACGGGATGCTGCGGCGGGGCCTCGACCGGGGCGCCGGCGCCGAGCACGCGGCCTGGGACGCCCTCGGCAAGACCCTCGGCGAACCGGTGCACGCCCTGCTCGGCGGGGCCCGGATGCGGGAGCTGAAGGGATACGTCACCGTCGTCTGGCCGGGTGACCCCTCGCAAGCCCACATCAGCCACGCCGAGACGGTCGACGCCGTGCTCGCCTACCAGGCGGCGGGGTTCGAAGGCCTCAAGATCCGATGCTGGCGCGACCTCGGCGAGAACGCGCGGCTGTGCGAGGCGATCCTGGCGGCGACGGGGCCCGACTTCACCCTGATGGTCGACCGCACCGCCCATGTCTCGGGCTCGACCTGGAGCTACGAGGAGGCGCTCGCCGAGGCGCGGGAGCTGCAGGACATCGGGGTGCGCTGGCTCGAGGAGCCGCTCGACCGGTACGACCTGCAGGGTCAGGCCCGGCTCGCCGACGAGCTCGAGATGCAGATCGTGGGCGGGGAGGGGTACACCTCGCCCGCCGAGTTCGCGGCGGCGCTCGCGGCGGGGAGTTTCGACGTGATCCAGCCGGATGCGTCGATCGCCAACGGCATCCTGCCCACCGTGCGCGTCGCCGCGATGGCCGAGGCGCTCGAAGTGCCGGTGTGCCTGCACGGCACGGGCGGGTTGCGGCTGCCGGGGTGGCTGCAGGCCGCCGCGCTCATCGGGCCGGAATGGCAGGAGCTCGCGATCATCCCGCCGGGGCTGCAACCGGATGAGGCGTGGAGCCTGAACCGCTCCGTGCTGCGGAACGATCCGTGGCGCATCGACCGCGGGCGCATCACCGTGCCGTCGGGGCCGGGTCTCGGCCTCGACGTCGACGACGACGCGCTCGACCGCTACCGGATCGGCTAG
- a CDS encoding zinc-binding dehydrogenase, which yields MALADRPKPKPALGEVLIRVAFTGICGSDIHGYTGHNGRRSVGQVMGHETSGTIEAFGPDGAPFGLEVGDAVTFNPVVLPLEDRLEFTDREQHSPRKSVIGVDPARYASFADYVVVPAVNVLRLADGMPVEHGALVEPTAVALHAVRRAGVTGRERVLVIGGGPIGQSVVLVLQALGVAEIYVSEISAGRRRLIEELGVAAIDPSAGDPVDALGRRGGPVDVVIDAVGSTRSLADALEGSVLGGTVCLVGMGEPQVRLDAFQISTGERTLVGSFTYSARDFADAAALVAGNPLTADALISRVIGPESADEAFTNLANGDEIPGKVLVSFAPVPEYAK from the coding sequence ATGGCCCTGGCGGATCGCCCCAAGCCGAAGCCTGCTCTGGGTGAGGTACTGATCCGGGTGGCGTTCACGGGCATCTGCGGCTCCGACATCCACGGGTACACCGGTCACAACGGCCGTCGGTCGGTGGGCCAGGTGATGGGCCACGAGACCTCGGGCACGATCGAGGCGTTCGGGCCCGATGGCGCCCCCTTCGGGCTCGAGGTCGGCGACGCGGTCACCTTCAACCCGGTCGTGCTTCCGCTGGAAGACCGGTTGGAGTTCACCGACCGCGAGCAGCACTCGCCTCGCAAGTCGGTGATCGGTGTCGACCCGGCACGGTACGCCTCGTTCGCCGACTACGTCGTGGTTCCCGCGGTCAACGTGCTGCGGCTCGCCGACGGCATGCCCGTCGAGCACGGCGCCCTCGTGGAGCCGACCGCCGTCGCGCTGCACGCCGTGCGCCGCGCCGGGGTGACGGGGCGAGAGCGAGTGCTCGTCATCGGCGGCGGCCCGATCGGGCAGTCGGTGGTGCTCGTGCTGCAGGCGCTCGGCGTCGCCGAGATCTACGTCAGCGAGATCAGCGCCGGTCGCCGGCGGCTCATCGAGGAGCTGGGGGTGGCTGCCATCGACCCCTCGGCGGGTGACCCCGTCGACGCGCTCGGCCGGCGCGGCGGCCCCGTCGATGTCGTCATCGACGCCGTCGGCAGCACGCGCTCGCTCGCCGACGCACTCGAGGGATCGGTGCTCGGGGGAACGGTGTGTCTCGTGGGCATGGGTGAGCCGCAGGTGCGCCTCGACGCCTTCCAGATCAGCACCGGCGAGCGCACCCTGGTCGGCAGCTTCACCTACTCGGCCCGCGATTTCGCCGACGCCGCGGCGTTGGTGGCCGGCAACCCGCTCACCGCCGACGCGCTGATCAGCCGCGTCATCGGGCCCGAGAGTGCCGACGAGGCGTTCACGAATCTGGCCAACGGCGACGAGATTCCGGGCAAGGTGCTCGTGTCGTTCGCCCCGGTGCCCGAATACGCGAAGTGA
- a CDS encoding SGNH/GDSL hydrolase family protein, which yields MTQRLVFIGDSITEDGRHIDDPYDLGTGYVARVARRRSEAGHADVVINTGIGGHRVVDLEARFDRDCLEHEPDLVSIHVGINDTWRRYDGGEATSVEAFEAAYRSMLTKATDAGARLVLIEPFLLALRPEQSEWRDDLDPKIEVVRALANEFDAQLVAADVAFTRAGWERDPAGLLWDGVHPTDAGRELLARTWCESVTL from the coding sequence GTGACGCAGCGACTGGTCTTCATCGGCGACAGCATCACCGAAGACGGGCGGCACATCGACGACCCCTACGACCTCGGAACCGGCTACGTGGCCCGCGTGGCGCGTCGCCGCAGCGAGGCAGGGCACGCCGACGTCGTGATCAATACCGGCATCGGCGGCCACCGGGTGGTCGACCTCGAGGCCCGCTTCGACCGCGACTGCCTCGAGCACGAGCCCGATCTGGTGTCGATCCACGTGGGCATCAACGACACCTGGCGCCGCTACGACGGAGGCGAGGCCACCTCGGTCGAGGCGTTCGAGGCCGCGTACCGCAGCATGCTCACGAAGGCGACGGATGCGGGTGCCCGCCTCGTTCTGATCGAACCGTTCCTCCTCGCCCTCCGCCCCGAGCAGTCGGAGTGGCGGGATGACCTCGACCCCAAGATCGAGGTGGTGCGGGCACTCGCCAACGAGTTCGACGCCCAGCTGGTCGCCGCCGACGTCGCCTTCACCCGGGCCGGGTGGGAGCGAGACCCGGCGGGCCTGCTGTGGGACGGCGTGCATCCGACCGATGCCGGCCGCGAGCTGCTGGCGCGCACCTGGTGCGAGTCGGTGACGCTCTGA
- a CDS encoding beta-galactosidase has translation MLLGVQYYRPPSPDESLWEQDIAAIARAGFGTVQLWLIWGWVETTPGEFEWGDYDRLMDLAHANGLTVVISTIAEMQPAWVLRRYPDAAMVDHLGRVTPSTTRVEAQAGVTPGGSFDDPRVLGHMRDFLEEAARHFASHPALVAWDCWNENRWAMEGDGYLDYSPASIRAFHEWLRSRYGDLDGVARAWRRRFGSWDDVQPGRKPGLPYTDLVAFQRFLTERAAVHLRFRRDALRGVDPVHPISAHCGEPSVNSAGSLFEQPLSRGNDFALAAELDGYGTSSFPHLQGMSLLDLGVRIEATRSAAGDRPFWLAELQGGGGRLGHHVLPAVRVDEQQRWLWNGIGRGAKGTIIWQWRDEVLGRESGGFGFAGDDGHAKARAEAMARTASVLASHEEFFDEYRPEAAQVGVLFLPDTYYLEWAQDGTFGVQARESQLGWMRVFEELQVPYEVLDPDHLARLDDLKLLVLPWPLHVPAPALAAVAAWVDRGGMLLTEADLGAFDSEAFYRPPASRDGLAALSLGRRAVPASETISVELDGARFELPAASWVEHYDETGARVLGVDDGHPVAVERTLGSGSVISVGTFLGLAHSLLPSTAVLDFASLLVSRSGVAVSARVRGSGSATDGTTVQWRRGTSGAWSVLFVTGAPSSELHIDIPALGDVTTLEELTDGRATLVRHRLVIALSPTGTAVIRWR, from the coding sequence ATGCTGCTCGGGGTTCAGTACTACCGCCCGCCGTCGCCGGACGAGTCGCTGTGGGAGCAGGACATTGCCGCCATCGCCCGGGCCGGGTTCGGCACGGTGCAGCTCTGGCTGATCTGGGGCTGGGTCGAGACCACGCCGGGCGAGTTCGAGTGGGGCGACTACGACCGCCTGATGGATCTCGCGCACGCGAACGGCCTCACGGTCGTCATCAGCACGATCGCCGAGATGCAGCCGGCGTGGGTGCTGAGGCGGTATCCGGATGCGGCGATGGTCGACCACCTGGGGAGGGTCACGCCGTCGACGACCCGCGTCGAGGCGCAGGCCGGGGTGACGCCCGGTGGCTCGTTCGACGACCCGCGGGTGCTCGGGCACATGCGCGACTTCCTCGAGGAGGCGGCGCGGCACTTCGCGTCGCACCCCGCGCTGGTGGCGTGGGACTGCTGGAACGAGAACCGCTGGGCGATGGAGGGCGACGGCTATCTCGACTACAGTCCCGCGAGCATCCGGGCGTTCCATGAGTGGCTGCGCTCGCGATACGGCGACCTCGACGGGGTGGCGCGGGCATGGCGGCGGCGGTTCGGGTCGTGGGACGACGTGCAGCCCGGACGCAAGCCGGGGCTGCCCTACACCGATCTCGTCGCGTTTCAGCGCTTTCTCACGGAGCGGGCGGCGGTGCACCTGCGTTTTCGGCGTGACGCACTTCGGGGGGTCGACCCCGTGCATCCGATCTCGGCGCACTGCGGCGAGCCCTCGGTGAACTCGGCGGGGAGCCTGTTCGAGCAGCCCCTGTCGCGGGGCAACGACTTCGCGCTGGCGGCGGAACTCGACGGCTACGGCACGTCGAGCTTTCCGCACCTGCAGGGCATGTCTCTTCTCGACCTCGGGGTGCGCATCGAGGCGACGCGCAGTGCGGCCGGCGATCGGCCGTTCTGGCTGGCCGAGCTGCAGGGTGGCGGGGGGCGGCTCGGCCATCACGTGCTGCCGGCTGTTCGGGTCGACGAGCAGCAGCGGTGGCTGTGGAACGGGATCGGCCGCGGCGCCAAGGGCACCATCATCTGGCAGTGGCGCGACGAGGTGCTCGGTCGGGAGTCGGGGGGTTTCGGGTTCGCCGGCGACGACGGGCACGCGAAGGCGCGAGCGGAGGCGATGGCACGCACGGCGTCGGTGCTCGCGTCGCACGAGGAGTTCTTCGACGAGTACCGACCGGAGGCGGCTCAGGTGGGAGTGCTGTTCCTCCCCGACACGTACTACCTCGAGTGGGCGCAAGACGGCACCTTCGGCGTGCAGGCGCGCGAGAGCCAGCTGGGGTGGATGCGCGTGTTCGAGGAGCTGCAGGTGCCGTACGAGGTGCTCGACCCCGATCATCTGGCGCGGCTCGACGACCTGAAGCTGCTCGTGTTGCCGTGGCCGCTCCACGTTCCCGCGCCTGCGCTCGCGGCGGTCGCTGCGTGGGTGGATCGGGGTGGGATGCTGCTGACCGAGGCGGATCTCGGGGCGTTCGACTCGGAGGCGTTCTATCGTCCGCCTGCTTCTCGCGACGGTCTCGCAGCACTCTCGCTGGGGCGGCGGGCTGTACCCGCCTCCGAAACGATCTCGGTGGAGCTCGACGGTGCTCGCTTCGAGCTGCCGGCCGCGAGCTGGGTCGAGCACTACGACGAGACGGGTGCGCGGGTGTTGGGAGTGGACGACGGCCACCCCGTCGCCGTGGAACGCACTCTCGGTTCGGGCTCGGTCATCTCGGTCGGCACCTTCCTCGGCCTCGCCCACAGCCTGCTCCCGTCCACCGCCGTGCTCGACTTCGCCAGCCTCCTGGTGAGCCGCTCCGGCGTCGCGGTCTCGGCGCGCGTGCGTGGCAGCGGGTCGGCCACCGACGGCACGACCGTGCAGTGGCGCCGTGGCACGAGCGGCGCCTGGTCGGTCCTCTTCGTCACCGGCGCCCCCTCCTCCGAACTCCACATCGACATCCCCGCCCTCGGCGACGTCACCACCCTCGAAGAACTCACGGACGGCCGCGCCACCCTCGTCCGCCACCGCCTCGTCATCGCCCTCTCCCCCACCGGCACCGCCGTCATCCGCTGGCGCTAG